A single region of the Saprospiraceae bacterium genome encodes:
- a CDS encoding sulfatase-like hydrolase/transferase — translation MNPLQKYLTFFIFCILWQCSSPDQPSQSRSDKPNVIFVLTDDQGSVDVGAYGTQDIQTPNLDRLAAKGVRFTQFYANAPICSPSRAAILTGKTPFKAGVPGNVASVANQQKGMPASEITIAEMLKDHGYKTAAIGKWHLGYTPALQPNGQGFDYHFGHLVGCIDNYSHFYYWNGPNRHDLYQNGKEIHRDGEYFPAMCLEEASRFMEENRKEPFFIYYAMNTPHYPYQGTPEWLAYYHEKGVPYPRSIYNAFVSTMDEYIGKLQDKVVELGLAENTIIIFQSDHGHSTEERAHFGGGSAGPYKGAKGSLFEGGLRVPAIISWPGKIPENEVREQWAMACDWFPTIAELCALPAPSHSIAGKSIVSIIQSEKAAEIHDTWHWNFGKHWSIRQGKWKLLFDPLDTTQKRDPEPNKAEDLWYLVNLETDIGETTNLAQQFPEKVKELQALYAQRKTVE, via the coding sequence ATGAATCCCTTACAGAAGTACCTTACGTTTTTCATCTTCTGCATTCTTTGGCAATGCAGTTCGCCTGATCAGCCAAGCCAAAGTCGTTCGGATAAACCCAATGTCATCTTTGTCCTGACTGATGATCAAGGCTCCGTCGATGTTGGCGCCTATGGCACCCAGGATATCCAGACGCCTAACCTAGACCGACTCGCCGCCAAAGGCGTGCGCTTCACCCAATTCTACGCCAATGCACCTATTTGCTCGCCCTCCCGCGCTGCCATACTGACGGGCAAAACCCCTTTTAAGGCGGGCGTCCCTGGCAATGTAGCCTCCGTTGCGAACCAACAAAAAGGCATGCCTGCCTCCGAAATCACCATAGCAGAGATGCTGAAAGACCACGGCTACAAAACCGCCGCCATTGGAAAATGGCACCTGGGCTACACCCCCGCTTTGCAGCCCAATGGACAAGGGTTTGACTATCATTTTGGTCATTTAGTGGGCTGTATTGATAATTATTCTCATTTTTATTATTGGAATGGCCCTAATCGGCATGATTTGTACCAAAATGGCAAAGAAATTCATAGAGATGGCGAATATTTCCCCGCCATGTGCCTGGAGGAGGCGAGCCGATTCATGGAGGAGAACCGAAAAGAACCCTTTTTTATCTATTATGCGATGAATACACCTCATTATCCCTACCAGGGTACTCCTGAATGGTTGGCCTATTACCATGAAAAAGGGGTTCCCTACCCTCGAAGTATTTATAATGCCTTTGTCTCCACCATGGATGAATACATTGGGAAGTTGCAGGATAAGGTTGTGGAACTTGGTCTGGCAGAAAATACGATTATCATTTTCCAATCTGATCATGGCCATTCCACCGAAGAGAGAGCTCACTTTGGTGGCGGGAGTGCCGGGCCCTATAAAGGGGCAAAGGGATCGCTATTTGAAGGAGGGCTGAGGGTGCCGGCGATCATTAGCTGGCCAGGCAAGATTCCCGAAAACGAGGTGCGTGAGCAGTGGGCAATGGCCTGCGACTGGTTTCCTACGATTGCGGAGTTATGCGCTCTGCCTGCTCCAAGCCACTCTATTGCTGGCAAAAGCATCGTTTCCATTATCCAATCTGAAAAAGCAGCGGAAATTCATGATACCTGGCATTGGAATTTTGGCAAACATTGGTCGATTCGCCAAGGAAAATGGAAGCTCCTCTTCGATCCTTTGGACACCACCCAAAAAAGAGATCCCGAGCCCAATAAAGCAGAGGATTTGTGGTATTTAGTCAATTTGGAAACGGACATCGGAGAAACCACCAACCTTGCTCAACAATTCCCTGAAAAGGTAAAAGAACTACAGGCTTTGTATGCACAAAGAAAAACTGTCGAATAA
- a CDS encoding sulfatase — protein MRYTIFLLGFVLFSCQGGPTSTNTQQKKRPNILFAISDDQSYPYTSIYGDQSIQTPAFDRIAQMGVLFNNAFCAAPQCSPSRAAILTGKNIWQLEEAGTHSSYFPNKFTVFTDVLEASGYELGYTGKPWGPGNWKDAGWDRNPVGPAYEDVSYEEAPSTGISKKNYAANFKAFFEKKPADRPFFFWFGCHEPHRVFEEGSGLKAGKSLEKANVPSFLPNDELVQSDLLDYAFEIEWFDQHLGEMLALLEAAGELENTIVVITADNGMAFPYAKANLQEYGTHVPLAIAGPSIEGGRKVDDLVSLIDLAPTFLEWTNTTPFQGITGKSLMNILMAKTEGIVDESRKMVLTGRERHTHARPDNLGYPARAIRTADYLYIQNFKPDRWPAGDPAVPLAEGQASAEDLKSMQGGYHDIDNSPSKSHITADSTAFPNYFQLAVGKRPTEELFDIKKDPGCTQNLAKEESLKAIKETLKSELMTQLAMQGDPRVLGDGDIFESYPRFASMRAFAGFRERGAYNPKYGKEALEVVKVKD, from the coding sequence ATGCGATATACGATCTTTCTTTTAGGGTTTGTCCTTTTTTCTTGCCAAGGCGGCCCAACATCAACCAACACCCAGCAAAAAAAGCGCCCAAATATTCTTTTTGCTATTTCGGACGACCAGTCCTATCCCTATACGTCTATTTATGGCGACCAGTCGATCCAAACCCCCGCTTTTGACCGGATTGCTCAAATGGGGGTACTGTTTAACAATGCCTTTTGTGCAGCGCCACAATGTAGCCCTTCCAGGGCTGCCATCCTGACGGGTAAAAATATCTGGCAATTGGAAGAAGCAGGCACCCATAGTAGTTATTTCCCTAATAAGTTCACCGTTTTCACCGATGTGCTGGAAGCCAGTGGATATGAACTTGGGTATACGGGTAAACCCTGGGGCCCTGGCAACTGGAAAGATGCCGGTTGGGACCGAAACCCAGTGGGACCAGCCTATGAGGATGTCAGTTATGAAGAAGCGCCTTCTACCGGCATTAGTAAAAAAAATTACGCGGCCAATTTTAAAGCTTTTTTTGAAAAAAAACCTGCCGATCGTCCCTTCTTCTTCTGGTTTGGCTGCCACGAACCGCATCGCGTTTTTGAAGAAGGATCAGGTTTGAAAGCTGGAAAATCCTTGGAAAAAGCCAATGTTCCTTCCTTTTTGCCCAATGATGAACTGGTGCAAAGCGATCTCCTCGATTATGCCTTTGAAATAGAATGGTTTGACCAGCACCTGGGCGAAATGTTGGCTCTGCTGGAAGCGGCAGGGGAGCTGGAAAACACCATTGTGGTCATCACTGCCGATAATGGCATGGCCTTCCCTTATGCCAAAGCCAATTTACAGGAATATGGCACCCATGTTCCCTTAGCGATCGCTGGTCCTTCTATTGAAGGTGGAAGGAAAGTGGATGATTTGGTTAGCTTAATTGATTTGGCGCCTACTTTTTTGGAATGGACCAATACGACTCCCTTCCAAGGCATCACGGGGAAAAGTCTGATGAATATCCTGATGGCCAAAACAGAAGGCATTGTAGATGAATCGCGTAAAATGGTGCTGACGGGCAGAGAACGCCATACCCACGCCCGCCCTGACAATCTCGGCTATCCCGCCCGCGCTATCCGTACTGCCGATTATTTGTATATCCAAAATTTTAAACCTGATCGTTGGCCAGCCGGAGACCCTGCGGTTCCATTAGCCGAGGGGCAAGCCTCAGCAGAGGACCTGAAGTCGATGCAAGGTGGCTATCACGATATTGATAACTCCCCTAGTAAATCGCATATTACAGCTGATTCAACCGCCTTTCCTAACTACTTTCAATTGGCCGTTGGCAAACGCCCGACAGAAGAGTTGTTTGATATTAAAAAGGACCCAGGTTGTACCCAAAATTTGGCTAAAGAAGAATCGCTAAAGGCCATCAAAGAAACCTTAAAAAGTGAATTAATGACCCAACTAGCCATGCAGGGCGATCCGCGAGTGCTAGGAGATGGTGATATTTTCGAAAGTTACCCACGCTTTGCTAGTATGCGGGCCTTTGCTGGATTTAGGGAACGGGGGGCTTATAATCCGAAGTATGGGAAGGAGGCACTTGAGGTAGTGAAGGTGAAGGATTAG
- a CDS encoding arylsulfatase, with translation MKNRHLILLLFLLWQACAPAAQEEQAGNNESAALPNIVFILADDLGYGDVSANNPASKIQTNHIDQLAAEGMRFTDAHAPSSVCTPTRYGILTGRYCWRSRLPQGVLRGYGRALIEDGRTTVASLLKKKGYTTGVVGKWHLGVDWAIKAGHEDYLKAEDTQVNAAGLVSEMNPEHIDFTQKPTNGPLNHGFDYSFILPASLDMDPYCFLENDALVEIPSAYTPGNDLNTGYTEAFWRAGKIAPGFKIEQVLPTFKEKAISFIEQQAATAEPFFLYMPLAAPHTPWVPTDEFKGTANAGNYGDFVKMVDQAIGAVLQTLEEKGLKENTLVIFTSDNGPYWTPALVEKYGHKSAGPWRGMKADAWDGGHRIPYIARWPGNIKAGSTSYAITTLTHLMATVADIVGIELQPNEGEDSHSILPVLLGTADTIAHQKAIIHHSSRNFYAIRQGDWKLIEGRGSGGFSEPSVYEPKEGEVPGQLYNMKADMGETNNLYEQYPDKVEALQLLLKELKKGG, from the coding sequence ATGAAAAATAGACACCTTATCCTCCTTCTTTTTTTGCTTTGGCAGGCTTGCGCCCCAGCTGCTCAGGAAGAACAAGCTGGCAACAATGAGTCGGCTGCGCTCCCAAACATTGTCTTCATCCTGGCTGATGACCTCGGTTATGGCGATGTCTCTGCCAACAACCCAGCTTCCAAGATTCAGACCAACCATATAGACCAACTGGCCGCTGAGGGCATGCGTTTTACCGATGCCCATGCGCCGTCTTCCGTTTGCACCCCTACCCGATATGGCATCCTGACAGGCCGCTATTGCTGGCGAAGTCGACTCCCACAAGGAGTATTGCGAGGATACGGGCGAGCCTTGATAGAGGATGGGCGAACAACAGTAGCTAGTTTATTGAAAAAGAAAGGGTATACTACTGGTGTGGTTGGCAAATGGCACCTAGGGGTCGATTGGGCCATTAAAGCAGGTCATGAGGATTACCTAAAAGCCGAAGATACACAAGTTAATGCCGCAGGATTGGTGAGTGAAATGAACCCAGAACATATTGATTTTACTCAAAAACCGACTAATGGCCCTTTAAACCACGGTTTTGATTATTCCTTCATTTTGCCCGCCTCCCTGGACATGGATCCCTATTGTTTTCTGGAGAATGATGCCTTAGTAGAAATCCCTTCCGCCTACACGCCTGGCAATGACCTGAATACGGGGTATACTGAGGCCTTCTGGCGGGCAGGCAAGATTGCACCTGGCTTTAAAATAGAACAAGTTTTGCCTACTTTTAAGGAAAAAGCTATTTCCTTTATTGAGCAACAAGCCGCAACAGCTGAGCCTTTTTTCCTTTACATGCCCCTAGCTGCGCCACATACGCCTTGGGTGCCCACTGATGAATTCAAAGGCACCGCCAATGCAGGAAATTACGGTGATTTTGTAAAAATGGTAGACCAGGCCATTGGCGCCGTTTTACAGACACTAGAAGAAAAGGGCTTGAAAGAAAACACCCTGGTCATCTTCACCAGCGACAACGGCCCTTATTGGACACCTGCCTTGGTCGAAAAATACGGTCACAAATCGGCCGGACCATGGCGTGGCATGAAAGCGGATGCTTGGGATGGTGGCCACCGCATCCCCTATATCGCGCGCTGGCCCGGCAACATCAAAGCCGGCAGCACCAGCTATGCCATTACGACTTTAACCCACTTGATGGCCACAGTAGCTGATATCGTAGGCATCGAATTACAACCCAATGAAGGAGAGGATAGCCATAGTATTCTCCCTGTTTTGCTAGGTACTGCCGATACCATAGCCCATCAAAAAGCTATTATACATCATTCTTCCAGAAACTTCTACGCCATTCGTCAAGGCGATTGGAAACTTATCGAAGGGCGAGGTTCTGGCGGATTTTCTGAGCCGAGTGTTTATGAACCCAAGGAGGGGGAAGTACCCGGCCAGTTGTACAATATGAAAGCGGATATGGGAGAAACCAATAACTTGTACGAGCAATATCCTGACAAGGTGGAGGCGCTTCAGCTTTTATTGAAGGAGTTGAAGAAAGGGGGATAA
- a CDS encoding two-component regulator propeller domain-containing protein, translated as MRRYISLLSFLLIFQLATAQSNTYRFKQFNTEQGLSNPNVKCIIEDQFGFIWVGTNDGLNQYDGYQFNVFHHQLEDSTSLSSNQVSAMALDHKGQLWIGTYDGLNRFISASANFERIPLKSKYGDFSAVHINAIKEDDQGFLWLGTNEGVLVLNPEGGIEVHFMHDENDPGSLSSNLIGSILFDANGEVWIGAHKYINRLNKQTHTFERLPLARKFDLEKGPPIHSIYQDAKGRIWAISHSAGLNLYDPENRKFNYFSLKSVPEYDLLLHRIRAIHEDVDGALWLGTYNGIIIFNPEKGTEKRIVNDPNNDYSLSHNGINCIFEDQRKNLWIGGFYSGVNYLDKNLNAIRHYQYTGDKYGPSFNVISSLAEDQNGKLWIAVEREGLNCFDPLTQTFEYYKQTQTPQSSAAQNHIKEIAMGHNNTLWIGTLFSGLFSFDIQTKQFTPIALVEEGKPDFNVFRIRNLLVDSKDNLWVVSNAGLHYYDTKLKKVIPSESTFIQENIGSSISAMFEDRQHNIWVGTGGEDGLFCFNLKNKTYKKYNVPKVLSIFQDTDNVLWLGTKNNGFHALNMSSGLLQEHVLGDVSEDEIYGILPDDHGNLWISSRKGILKFNKKNDTYKLFQEEDGLEGQQYKKSSNLRSSTHKLYFGSTKGFLVFNPADLGDETFAPSVVITNFNSVSSRKGATINNSQFKTPLKEASLQLPWHQNTLFIDFVAINYSRPEKTQYAYRLEGLDDWNYIGNRRNATYTNLDPGHYSFQVKATNGDGVWISESKVLQLYIPPPPWKRWWAYALYILFLAGIALVLLQMMRNRIKLQHQLKLEQLKQEQTQAFHELKYRFFTNISHDLKTPLTLLLGPVEKLLTYYSNDIQIRRQLNVAYKNGERLLYLINQLLDFRKLETNHTQLRTAKGNFVRFCHEVFLSFLEEARHRGMDYHFVAEAEDIQVYFDRDKIEKVVYNLLSNAFKFSPDGGSINVVISASSETTDTFKSGYVQLKIIDKGVGMTNPTLETLFSPYADNGTATTYNQERSSGIGLSIVKGLTDLHHGTIEVESEYGKGATFYLRFPLGKAHLQTTEILADFNNSDAAIHYKKTKNWNPAYPPQQAPLINETPQANKENQPLLLIVEDNQDIQQYIIDIFQADYRILLAADGKEGLSLAMASNPDLIISDVMMPKMNGIEMCSQLKQELKTSHIPVILLSARTSLIFKVNGLETGADDYISKPFSPQILQIKAKNLLSSREKLKERFRTEATLSLQSLAVTTADERFMENLIRLIEKNMKDPSFGVEFLGKELRMTRVHLYRKIKALTGLTASEFVRNVRLRYAAKLLSNSFLNINEVSYEIGFQDPSYFRKCFKQMFGISPTQFRDKPSSPLEV; from the coding sequence ATGCGTAGGTACATTAGTTTACTGTCATTTTTGTTGATCTTTCAGTTGGCAACTGCACAGTCCAACACCTATCGATTTAAGCAGTTTAATACCGAGCAGGGCCTGTCCAATCCGAATGTAAAATGCATCATTGAGGACCAATTCGGTTTTATTTGGGTGGGGACCAACGACGGATTAAACCAGTATGATGGCTATCAGTTCAATGTTTTTCATCATCAATTAGAAGATTCCACTTCCCTTTCGTCCAATCAGGTTTCGGCTATGGCGCTGGACCACAAAGGGCAGTTATGGATAGGTACTTACGATGGATTGAATCGATTTATTTCAGCATCTGCCAATTTCGAACGCATCCCTCTGAAAAGTAAGTATGGCGACTTTTCAGCTGTTCATATTAATGCCATTAAAGAAGATGATCAGGGATTTTTGTGGTTGGGAACCAATGAAGGGGTACTAGTTTTAAACCCAGAAGGTGGCATTGAAGTACACTTTATGCATGATGAAAATGACCCTGGCAGCCTTTCGAGCAACCTGATTGGCAGTATTTTATTTGATGCAAATGGAGAAGTATGGATAGGGGCACATAAATACATCAACCGCTTAAATAAGCAGACGCATACTTTCGAACGACTTCCACTCGCACGAAAATTTGATTTGGAAAAAGGCCCTCCTATCCATAGTATTTATCAGGATGCTAAGGGAAGAATCTGGGCCATTTCTCATAGCGCTGGATTGAATTTGTACGATCCTGAAAATCGAAAGTTTAATTACTTTTCCTTGAAAAGTGTGCCTGAATATGATCTGCTTTTGCATCGGATCAGGGCCATTCACGAAGATGTCGATGGGGCACTGTGGCTGGGAACCTACAATGGTATTATCATCTTTAATCCTGAAAAAGGGACAGAAAAAAGGATCGTGAATGATCCGAACAATGACTATAGCCTGAGTCATAATGGCATCAATTGTATTTTTGAAGACCAGCGCAAAAACTTATGGATAGGTGGGTTTTATAGTGGGGTCAATTACCTGGACAAAAACCTGAATGCGATCAGACACTACCAGTATACAGGCGATAAATATGGTCCAAGTTTTAATGTCATCAGTAGTTTAGCAGAGGATCAAAATGGCAAATTATGGATAGCGGTTGAACGAGAAGGGCTCAATTGCTTTGATCCCCTTACCCAAACTTTTGAGTACTACAAACAAACCCAAACCCCTCAGTCCAGTGCAGCTCAGAACCATATCAAAGAAATTGCCATGGGGCACAACAACACCTTGTGGATCGGCACCCTCTTTAGTGGTTTGTTTTCCTTTGATATCCAAACAAAACAATTTACCCCAATTGCCTTAGTGGAAGAGGGCAAGCCCGATTTTAATGTATTTAGGATTCGGAACCTATTGGTTGACTCAAAGGATAATTTATGGGTCGTTAGTAATGCTGGACTACATTATTATGATACCAAATTAAAGAAAGTCATTCCCTCAGAGAGCACTTTTATACAAGAAAATATAGGTAGCTCGATTTCAGCTATGTTTGAAGACCGACAGCACAATATATGGGTAGGTACAGGTGGCGAAGATGGCCTTTTCTGTTTTAATTTAAAGAACAAAACCTATAAAAAATACAATGTTCCCAAAGTATTAAGTATTTTCCAAGACACGGATAATGTGCTATGGTTGGGAACCAAAAATAATGGTTTTCATGCCTTGAATATGAGCTCGGGCTTATTACAGGAACACGTTTTGGGTGACGTTTCCGAAGATGAAATTTATGGTATCCTTCCCGATGACCATGGCAATTTATGGATCAGTAGCAGAAAGGGCATTTTGAAATTTAATAAAAAAAATGATACCTATAAACTGTTCCAGGAGGAGGACGGACTGGAAGGACAACAATATAAAAAGAGTTCAAACCTTCGATCGTCTACCCATAAGCTCTATTTTGGGAGCACCAAGGGCTTTTTAGTGTTTAATCCTGCTGATTTAGGTGATGAAACCTTTGCGCCATCTGTGGTTATCACTAATTTTAATTCGGTCAGCTCCCGAAAAGGAGCCACCATTAATAATAGCCAATTCAAAACACCGCTAAAGGAAGCCAGTCTTCAACTGCCCTGGCACCAGAATACGCTTTTTATTGACTTTGTCGCTATCAACTACTCTCGTCCCGAAAAAACGCAGTACGCCTACCGCCTGGAGGGCTTGGATGATTGGAATTACATCGGCAATCGACGCAATGCTACTTACACGAATCTTGACCCTGGACACTATTCCTTTCAAGTAAAAGCAACCAATGGAGATGGGGTATGGATTTCAGAAAGCAAAGTCTTACAATTGTATATCCCTCCACCTCCCTGGAAGCGTTGGTGGGCATATGCCTTATATATCCTGTTTTTAGCAGGGATAGCCCTCGTCCTTTTACAGATGATGAGGAATAGGATAAAACTTCAACATCAGCTAAAACTAGAGCAATTAAAACAGGAACAAACCCAGGCTTTTCATGAATTGAAATATCGTTTTTTTACAAATATTTCACACGACCTAAAAACACCACTCACGCTTTTGTTAGGCCCCGTTGAAAAATTACTGACCTATTATTCAAATGATATTCAAATTAGACGTCAATTGAATGTGGCCTACAAAAATGGAGAACGATTACTTTATTTGATCAATCAGTTGTTAGATTTTAGGAAGCTAGAAACCAATCATACGCAATTAAGAACCGCAAAAGGCAATTTTGTCCGGTTTTGCCATGAAGTTTTCCTCTCCTTTCTGGAAGAAGCTCGCCATCGGGGAATGGACTACCATTTTGTGGCTGAAGCTGAAGATATTCAAGTTTATTTTGATCGCGATAAAATCGAAAAGGTCGTGTATAATTTATTGTCAAATGCATTTAAGTTTTCACCAGATGGCGGTAGCATCAACGTGGTCATATCTGCTTCTTCCGAAACAACTGACACGTTTAAATCAGGTTATGTGCAATTAAAAATAATAGATAAAGGGGTTGGGATGACGAACCCTACTTTGGAAACCTTATTCAGCCCTTATGCAGATAATGGTACAGCAACCACCTATAACCAAGAGAGGAGCAGTGGGATTGGGCTATCGATCGTGAAAGGCTTAACAGATTTGCATCATGGTACGATCGAAGTGGAAAGTGAATATGGGAAAGGTGCTACCTTTTACCTGCGTTTTCCCCTAGGAAAGGCACACCTGCAAACCACCGAAATCTTAGCCGATTTTAACAATAGTGATGCGGCCATCCATTATAAAAAAACAAAGAATTGGAACCCCGCTTATCCTCCTCAGCAGGCGCCATTAATCAATGAAACACCACAAGCCAATAAAGAAAATCAACCCTTACTCTTAATTGTCGAGGACAATCAGGATATTCAACAATATATAATTGATATTTTCCAGGCGGACTACCGGATTTTATTGGCTGCTGATGGCAAAGAGGGCCTCAGCCTGGCCATGGCCAGCAATCCCGATCTTATAATAAGTGATGTAATGATGCCTAAAATGAACGGAATCGAAATGTGTAGCCAATTAAAACAGGAATTAAAAACGAGCCATATCCCCGTCATTTTGTTATCTGCCCGAACCTCCTTGATTTTTAAAGTCAATGGACTGGAAACCGGGGCAGATGACTATATCAGCAAACCCTTTTCTCCCCAAATTCTTCAAATAAAAGCTAAAAACCTCTTGTCTTCCCGGGAAAAGCTAAAGGAGCGATTTAGAACAGAAGCTACGCTTAGCTTGCAAAGTTTGGCGGTCACTACAGCCGATGAACGCTTTATGGAAAACCTGATCCGGCTCATTGAAAAAAACATGAAAGACCCCTCCTTCGGCGTTGAATTTTTGGGAAAAGAGCTAAGGATGACCCGCGTTCATTTATATCGGAAAATAAAGGCTTTGACTGGTTTGACGGCCTCCGAATTTGTCCGGAATGTGCGCCTGCGTTATGCCGCTAAATTATTGTCCAATAGCTTTTTGAATATCAATGAAGTGAGTTACGAAATAGGCTTTCAGGATCCCAGCTATTTTCGGAAGTGCTTTAAACAAATGTTTGGGATTTCTCCTACTCAATTTAGAGATAAGCCTTCTTCTCCGCTTGAGGTGTAG
- a CDS encoding RagB/SusD family nutrient uptake outer membrane protein: MKSIYKWQQLALVLLAFLALSCEDFLVEESVSNQTADNYYTTKAGFEDLTRSAYPLLRDIIQQRRLVLLGTDMFSQGAWDNAAAGVGDPINVYDAGLGATSPELELLWDLLYREVGRANTVISRADAVVGMEAGLLNTRVGEAKFLRALSFFYLVQQWGDVPMPVVETTGSNKEVIRVASAEVYTQIIADLTEAEAALPVTADQYGRATKGAAQFLLARVHLTRGWNYNNALGGSKDDFDKALGFADKIISAYPLADNYSDLFPKHSENPLTETFPAQNDKNPEIVFAIQYSSDVLTYGGDPTNPEAAKGNDLHSIFGGGAEEIPGSLGRSGDYNRHQGKFHTTPAMYRLYDPSLDSRYDHNFLEKLYALQDAPGFVPASGVDPIDIAQGDTVVLFRPWNDPAAVNEKGLDVGGTKRYAVINHDEYGVIDQSNYHSQDKTPMMWKFWEPGLDYGDAFGTFDFALFRSAEAYLIAAEAILKGASGGALGGAENYYNAIVDRALGANAGADPQQAADPANVSSLATTSYRATAANISIDMVLDERAREFLGESMRWYDLKRTGTLISRATAYNPWVKAKAAIKDYHLLRPIPLHELDRASTDIAQNPGY; encoded by the coding sequence ATGAAAAGTATCTATAAATGGCAACAATTGGCCTTGGTGTTGTTGGCCTTTCTTGCACTTAGTTGCGAAGATTTTTTGGTGGAAGAATCCGTTTCCAATCAAACAGCAGATAATTATTATACAACAAAGGCAGGGTTTGAAGACTTAACCCGGTCTGCTTATCCCCTTTTGCGGGACATCATTCAACAACGAAGATTGGTTTTATTGGGGACCGATATGTTTTCTCAAGGTGCCTGGGATAATGCCGCAGCGGGTGTTGGTGATCCGATCAATGTTTATGATGCCGGGTTGGGGGCCACATCGCCTGAGTTGGAACTGTTGTGGGACCTACTGTACCGAGAAGTTGGCAGAGCCAATACGGTGATTAGTCGTGCCGATGCCGTAGTAGGTATGGAGGCTGGATTATTAAATACCAGGGTAGGAGAAGCCAAGTTTTTACGCGCCTTAAGTTTCTTTTATTTAGTACAGCAGTGGGGAGACGTACCCATGCCAGTTGTCGAAACCACCGGTTCAAACAAAGAAGTCATTCGGGTTGCTTCTGCTGAGGTATACACCCAAATTATTGCTGATTTAACGGAAGCGGAAGCCGCCTTACCTGTCACAGCAGACCAATACGGGCGGGCGACTAAAGGCGCAGCCCAGTTCCTGTTGGCACGGGTTCACCTGACGAGAGGTTGGAATTACAATAATGCACTGGGTGGTAGTAAGGATGATTTTGATAAGGCACTTGGTTTTGCTGATAAGATCATTTCGGCTTATCCTTTGGCCGACAATTACAGTGACCTTTTTCCTAAACATTCAGAAAATCCGCTGACGGAGACTTTTCCGGCTCAAAATGACAAAAACCCAGAGATCGTTTTTGCCATTCAATACAGTAGTGATGTACTCACCTATGGTGGAGACCCCACTAACCCGGAAGCAGCAAAAGGGAACGATTTGCATTCCATCTTTGGTGGCGGAGCGGAGGAGATTCCTGGCTCTTTAGGCCGATCTGGTGACTACAACCGGCACCAGGGCAAATTCCATACCACTCCTGCGATGTACCGCTTGTATGACCCAAGTCTGGATAGCCGATATGACCACAATTTTTTGGAAAAGTTGTATGCTTTACAAGACGCTCCAGGATTTGTTCCTGCTAGTGGCGTTGATCCAATCGACATTGCCCAAGGGGATACGGTTGTTTTATTCCGACCCTGGAATGATCCCGCTGCTGTCAATGAGAAGGGCCTTGATGTAGGAGGAACTAAACGCTATGCGGTGATCAATCATGATGAATATGGCGTAATTGACCAATCCAATTACCATAGCCAAGATAAAACCCCGATGATGTGGAAATTCTGGGAGCCAGGTTTGGATTACGGAGATGCCTTTGGAACCTTTGATTTTGCCTTGTTCCGATCTGCGGAAGCCTATCTGATAGCGGCGGAAGCCATCCTGAAAGGGGCTAGTGGCGGAGCCTTAGGTGGCGCAGAAAACTACTATAACGCTATCGTGGACCGAGCCCTGGGCGCCAATGCTGGCGCTGATCCGCAACAAGCGGCTGATCCGGCAAATGTATCTTCCCTTGCGACCACCTCCTACCGCGCCACAGCAGCTAACATCAGTATTGATATGGTGCTGGACGAAAGGGCCAGAGAGTTTTTGGGAGAATCTATGCGTTGGTATGATCTTAAACGTACAGGCACCTTGATCTCTCGGGCAACGGCCTATAATCCTTGGGTGAAAGCGAAAGCTGCAATTAAGGATTATCACTTATTGCGACCCATTCCATTGCATGAGCTTGACCGGGCATCTACTGATATTGCGCAAAACCCGGGATACTAA